The Balaenoptera ricei isolate mBalRic1 chromosome X, mBalRic1.hap2, whole genome shotgun sequence region ccaattgtatatttttgcatcctttgccatagattaattgataATATGTGAGGggggttatttctgggctctctattttgtttccttgatctgtgtgtctgtttttgtgtcagttccacactgttttgattactgtggctttgtagtatagtttgaagtcagggagcacgatacctccagctttgttcttttttttctcaagattgctttggctattttcaGTCTtctgtggtttcatacaaattttaggattatttgttctagttctgtgaaaaatgtcatgggtgttttgttagggattgcattaactttgtagattgctttggatagtatttttttatgcatgttcctttatattttatttaccatAAACATTAAGAGAATACAGCAAACACTGGAGAAAGGCTTTTTAATAATCTTTCATATAAAGTTTAAGACTTAAAATTATGATTGctacacccacccaccccaatTCAACATGCAGGTATCATTTATTTCCAGATACAGTGATTCTACAGCATTGCATTCTCTTGATAGTTTTATAAAAGTATCCTTGCCCTGTAACTTAAAACAATTTCACAAACTGTGTACAATCATGGTATACTACCATCATTCAGAGAGTTCCCCCAAATGAATACATTCACacaatattacattaaaatgtaaGTTTTTAGAACATCATCTTCATAAGCCAAACCACAAAAACCCAGGTTCtagttttaaatgtgtttatgAAGACTGCTGCTGAGCTCAAAGCATGCAGATGTTCATGACCACCTAGATGACGCTGGATATTGAAACTTCTTCAGTAGGTCCAATGATGCAATTTTTCACTCATCCCAAGTATCTCCATATTTGTTAACTTTGACTTGGGCAATATGATCAGTAATACCAGTGGGAGTAGATTCATTCATAGAGCACTGAATGGAGTTGTCTCATAATGAGGAAGCATCTCTTTTTCTATGTTGTCTGCTGCTGGGGATGTCACAAAAGATAAATGACCACTCATGCTTGAGTCATATTTTGACTTCTGAGAATAGTGCCCAGTTGGTGAAGATCGTCATGCCTGTCCTGATCATAAAGCTTCTCCAAGAGGGGAATTCTCAAGATTCTTGAACTTCTCTTGGCAAGTTTTCACATAGGAAAGCTTTCAAGCAAAGTATCCCATGATGCAAGCAAATATAAGTTTAGGGATGGAACCATATTTGGGATGACCTGAAAGGATTCATCTGAAACAGAAGCTTTCATCATTGCATTCTTCAAagactcttctttcttcctctgttggAATGTAATCAGCCCTTATGTGAGGAATTGGTCTTGGAACTTCTGCATTCGGCTCTTGAAAATCAGCCCTCCCATTCATCTTTCCTCCAAATGACAGCAGTGGGTGAGAGCGCGGCAAGCCTTGGCGACCAGGGGCAGAAGGCCCGGAGGGGACCCGAGAGGggtcagtggggaggggagggcaggagacaCGCAGGACCACAgtggagttggggggtggggagcagtcaATGACACGACCGCCTAGAAGTCACCCAGATACAGGCTCAAAATGACCATGACCTGGAAGCACTGGTGACCTACGGGAGGAAATCGCTTTGGATagtattaacaatattaattcttccaatccatgaacatgggatatcctTCCATTTATGTGTATCatcttccatttccttcatcaatgtcttatagtttttgaagtataggtcttttacctcctttgctaagtttattgctaggtattttattctttttgatgggattgtaaatgggattgttttcttgcattttctttctgatagtttattattagtgtatagagtaccttgcaactttactgaattcatttattaattctaatagtgttttggtggagactttataGCTTTATATATATCACATTACTTTTAGTGTAGGTTTAGtatctttatctttccttcaattctttttttttttttcctccaaccaGTTTTATTAAACATAACAAAATTCTGTGTACAAAGTGACCTAAACCTGTTGCTTCAAAACATACTTCCCTTAACTAGTATTTTGATAAGTCAATCCAGAGTGTCAAAAAGCAGCTTACtctaaaattaatagaaaagtgCCCAATGCACATTACATGAATGGCCTAATTACGGGAACTCTAATAGCTCTATAAGATAATTAACATAAGGTACGATTGAGTCCCCATGACAAGCTGCTGGAGAACTGATACAAGATGTCAAGAGGCCATTTTGTGCACTGCCACTGTGATGCCATCGTGTTTCTGGATCATAATGTTCCCATTATCTGATTCTAGACACACCACAGGAATATCAGTGGGGTCTGAGGTTAGCTTAGCTGCTTGCTGGGCTAAAACAGATATCACCCCAGCATGCTCATCTGACAGGGTTCCGCGGCAGCCCAAATTGAGTCCTTGTGAATCTGTGCACAGGACTCCAACAATGGATGGATTCTTCATTGTGTCCTCCAAGTGCTGCTCTAAGGTTGCCTCCATCTCGCCGCGAGTCGCCTCCTTCTTCGCCGCTGGTCTTGGGtctttccttcaattctgaatgataaccttgctgtgtagagtaactTAGGTTGTaggctttttcttttcagtgctttaaatatatatgaCACTAcattctggcctgcaaagtttctactGAACAATCATCTGATAACCTTATCGGGGGGTGTTCCCTTATATGtgagtctttgtttttcttttgctgcctttaaaattctctctttatctttaacttttgccattttaatgatgatatatcttggtgtgggtctctttgggttcatcttgtttgagacTCACTGTGTCTCCTGTACCTAGATATCTGGTTcaagaagttttcagccataatttcatcaaatacattttccacccctctcactcttctccttctgggacccctataatgcaaatgttagtacacttgatgttgtctcaaAGCTCCCttaaactattctcattttttcaaaatttgtttttctttttgcccttctgagtgggtgatttccactattctatcctTCAGATCACACGTTTtattctgtatcatctaatcttcTGTTAATTCCCTCtcgtgtatttttcttttcagttactgtattcttcagctctgactgtttcttttttatattttctggttctttgttaaaattctcactgtgcgcatctattctttttttttaatttttgtctgcgttgggtcttcgttgctgcatgcatgctttctctagttgccacgagtgggggctgttcttcgttgtggtgtgcgggcttcttattgggtggcttctcttgttgcggagcacgggctgtaggtgcatgggcttcagtagttgtggcacacaggctcagtagttgtggcacatgggcttagttgctccgtggcatgtaggatgtttccagaccagagcttgaacccgtgtcccctgcattggcaggcagattcttaaccactgtgctaccagggaagtccctatttagcattcttattactattgttttgaactctttatctggctaattatttatctctgttttattatggttgtttaaagtttttttcttgttatttcgtttgaaacatattcctctgtcttctcattttgtttaactttctctgtctctatgaatttaggtgaaacagttacctatcctgGTCTTGAAGGTGTGTCATTGTGTGGGAGCATCTCTACGCagtctgcatgtgcccagtggctttggtgggagagctggatctgaagtgagcacAGGCTGTGTCTTCCCCCTGGGGTGTGCTGGCAGCCACTGCCTCAGTGTGAGATAGTGCTGGAGTTTGAGGGGCTAGAGTCAAAGCCAAGTACAAGCTGGGGCTTCTCCTATGCTCAGTGGCTGTCTgggcctgagcgtctggagcagGAGCCCTAAGGGAGCTGGGTTTATCCAGGGTAAGATGGAAGTCTCCACATTGGTTTGGGGCATGGCTGGGACCTGAGGGCTTGGGGCTGCATTTCTGTGTGCTGGTTTCACTTTTATTCCATGGTATGCATGCTTTCGTTAGAGGCTGGGCCAGGGCCAGAGGGGTtggtgccacactactgagctgGTTTTGCTCCCTCCTGAGTGTGTGCAGGGACTTGTGCTCTGGAGATGGCGGTCTTCGCCCTGGAGCTAGTTTTGCTCCATCCAAGTGAGGGCACTGATTCAGGTGCTGGCAGTGGCTGCTTCCACCCTGGTCAGAGGCAGGGTTAGGGTCCTAGATGGCTCTATTCCCTtcaagggtggacactctcattGGCAATAGCAGCCTTCTCCTTCATGGGGAGAATTGCCAGAGCAaaaggggctggagcaggagcctGGTGCAGGCTGTTGGTATGCTGGGGCAGTCCTGGCAAACTGAGCAGAACCCcagacagttttttaaaaaaattaattaattaattaatttatggctgtgttgggtcttcgtttctgtgcgagggctttctctagttgtggcaagcgggggccactcttcatcgtggtgcgcgggcctttcactatcgtggcctctcttgttgcggagcacaggctccagacacgcaggctcagtaattgtggctcacgggcccagttgctccgcggcatgtgggatcttcccagaccagggctcgaacccgtgtcccctgcattggcaggcagattctcaaccactgcgccaccagggaagcccctcagacaGTTTTTAatctgctgcctctgtgctgtgACTGGGAGTGTGCAAGTTGTGTGTGTACTCAAGAGTGGAGTTTCAGTTTCTTACAGCCTCCAATAAGCCCCACTGGTTTGCAAACCTGATAAGGGTGGTTGTTTCCCAGTGTTGGACCCCAGGACTGGGGTGCCCAATATATGGCTTGAATCTCTTGCTCTGCAGGGAGGAAGCTTGAGTCTGtgatatccccttcctcttctggGTCCCCCACTAGGGGTGTGGGCCCCGACCAGATAACTTCTCCCTTCCTACCAGActccatgtggatctttcttCACAGCCTTGGTTTAGAAAAGCCAGCCTGCTCGTCAGGTCTATTTCAGCGAGAGTCACTCTACACATAATTGTAATCTTCATGTGTTCGTGAGGGGAGGTGAGCCCAGCATCCTCCTATTCTTCCATCTTGATCTTGAAGTCTACATGGTCTATTCTGGACtcttaattctattccattgatttgtATGTTAGTTCTTATGCCAGTGACAtgctgtattgattactgtagctttgtagggagttttgaaatcagaagtgtgagtcctctaactttgttcttccttttcaagattgttttggctatttaggaCCCCTTGCAAATCCACATGACCTTGAGAattggcttttccatttctgcaaaaaaaaaaaaaaaggcttctggaattttgatagagattgcattgaatctgtatatccCTTTAAGGCAGAATTgacatattaacaatattaaatcttgtAAACCATGAACACAGAACGTATAGAATGTCTTCCCGTTTATTGaggtttcttttaatttctttcagcatttttaaaagttttcagtatatgtctttcacctccttgggtaaatttattcctggatattttattctcttgACCAATATGGTAAATGgagttatttaaataatttcctttttggattcttCATTGTTGGTGTTTGTTGATTTTGCATCCTGACATTTTGCATCCTGacattttgcttaatttctttATTAGCTTTTCTGCGTCAGTTGAGATGatgatgtggtttttctccttctttcttttaagtTATGTTTTACACTGAtggattttcttatgttgaatcgttcttgcatttctgggataaatcccacctggtcatcgtatataatccttttaatatgctgtgtaTTCaattggctagtattttgttgaggatatttgaaTGTATATTCATAAGATatattgttctgtagttttcttgtgatgtctttatcagagtaatgctagcctcatacaatgagttagagagctttctcctatttttttttttgagaagtttgAATTAGTGTTAATtactctctaaatgtttggcagagttcaccagtgaagccatcaggtcctcaatttttctttgctgagatgttttgctttgttttgctttattacaCATTCAATATATTTACTgttcagaatttctattttttcttcagtcagttttggtaatttgtaagtttctaggaatttgtccatttcatccaggtcATTTTATTTGCTGTGATATAGTTGTTCATGGCATTCTCTAATAATCCTTGTTATTTCCATAAGGTTGGTAGTGATGtccccattttcatttctgattttagttctttgtattttttcatttttttctttgtcggtctacctaaaggtttgtcaatattgttcttcttttcaaagaaccaacttttgggcTCTTTgattctgttatttttctgttctctattttgtttatctctactctaatcattattatttccttttctctgccaGATAGGCATTTACTTTGCTcttatttctctagttctttAAGGCATAAATTTATGTTAttgatttgaggtttttcttttttttaatgtaggagcTTAGAACTATGATTTTATCTCTTAACAATAGATTCCCTCAGAGGTGGTTTCTGTCTACTTCTTTCCTCCTGTGAATGggccatactttcctgtttctttgtgtaCCCTGTaactttttgttgaaaattaGACATTGAATATTATAATGTTATGCATCTCTAGAAACCAAATTATTCCCCTTCTCTAGGATTTGCTCTTTTTGACTGTGGAAGGCTGTAGTTGTCCATTTGTTTAATTACTTTTCCAAACTATTTTTGCAAAGACTGTATTCCTTGTCATGTGCATTCAGTGAAGTCTCTGTTCCTTCAGTTAGTGTTCAACTAATGTTTCGACAGAGATTTCCTTTAACtccagaatacacacacacacacacacacaggcacacaccccAATAGTTAAAAAAGCCAAAAATCCACCTTTCCCAGTCTTTGCAGATTGGTTCTATGCTGGGACACTCTTTCAAAACTTAGCTAGACTGTTTATAACTCTGgcttagccttcacttcctgcttacACTGAGCTCAGAGATCGGCCAGAGGTGAAAACTTAGGGTCTTCTTAGGTCTTTTCTGAACATGTGTCCCACTCTGGGAATGTGTATGGCTTTCTAGATTCCCCAGTATACATGGGTGCTTTTGAATGTCGTACTTTCCAAAAAAATTTCTCTCCCCAAATATCCTTTCAGGCTTTAGGCAGTCTATTGTTTGTCAAACCACAATCTTTTGCCCCAGGTGTGTGCAGGGTTTTCATTTGCCTTACAGTGTTTTTGGGCAAAGTCCACCATTTTACTGTCCTAAGTGATTTCTGAGTTAGGTGAAACAGAGATGAGTGCCTTGCATCAGTCCTTTCAGGAAGCCCATAGACAGTTTAGAACAGATAAACATAATAAGCCTTAGATAAGGTCTGCTCTGCTCCGTCTAGAACCAGGGATTAGGGTCTCACACAAGAAATGGGAGTTGCTGTCTTCAAAACCACTGCTGAGCTAGGGAGGGGGTGGAACAAGGGCAGGTAAAAATGCCACATAGCTTTCTTACCATAtggaagttgattttttttcttgattcagtgCTTTCTTGGTTTCTGTAAATCTTTGAGTGTTTTCCAGATTTCTGACAAAGTTGATTATGACTTTCTGCTGATTTTCAATGTTTCTGAGAAGGGACAGGAGTTTGGAGCTGCCTACCCTGACAATTTGCTGATGTCACTCTCACCGACAAAGTTTTAACTGGGTCACTGAACCCAGGGCTTGTCCTGGAAGCTTGGCTTAAGACACTTCTCTCCAGAGAGCCTTAAAAAGAACCCTGACCTCTGTATGTCTTCCCCACATAGGACTTCTTGCTTAGACTTAGGCCTAGTGGACACCCATGGGTATTTGAATGTTGATGGGTGGTGGGAAAAGATTCCCACCATGCTACATAATACCTCTGGTATCTAGGTTTACCTTAGTGGTCCTTTTCTCTCAGTCCATACTTACCACTTTCTGCAGTTCACCTACCTTTCCTAGTCTGGACTCCTTAATACTGAAGGCTGAGATCCCTCAAAGGCTACTCCTGTTGCTTCTCtaattcccctccccacccctgccaccaaagtctaagaaaaaaaaaaaagaatcggaTTTGCTTTATCTGGCTTGCACTGGCTACTTCCTCTGGAATCTGACCTTTTTACTTACTGGGAAATTCATGCCAACTTTCTTTTGCCATCTTGACCTTATCATTTTTCCCCCTAAATCTTTCCTGCAGTATTGCCCTCCCTTAGAGGTACTTTTTCAGTCACGATAGTAGCTCTTAGAATTCAGCCATACAATTTCCTCTCCATCtcaattctctctccctctgctctggGCCCAGTATTCTCACCCTTTTCCAAAATCTCTGAACTATACCTTACAAATACAGGTAGCTTCCGTTTCTTTGGCATTTTCAGAAATGTAGGTTGTGGACCTGTCAGATAAATTGTCAAAGCTGCAGTTGCTGCAGGCAAAATGGAAACTAAGTACTGAGTATACAGATGAGTAATCATACTAATTGCCTTGCAATCTAATTGGATGAACATTCTACTGCAAAGATGCATTGTGGGTAATTTGCTTTTACTTTGGAGGGGGGTATCTATATTTGCACCAGAGTTTTTACTGGAAATTCACTGCTAATATAAAAATGAGGACACTTTATGACCCCTTAGAAGCATACAAaatatgcaattaaaaataaagatcccCCTTTCTTTCCAAGAGTTGTAAAACTTGGCAAAACTAGGAACATGTATTTTTCCACTGCAGAAAGGAGCGTAAGATGCAAAATCATCATCTTTCACCAAGAGGTGACCAAGGCTGTAAAAGATGAGGTCAGAATGATATAGAGTGAAACCACAACACATGGAGCTCTTaaaaaaggatctttctggatAGCAGAGTTTTCTGGAGTTCAAAGTTACCTCTTTGCATGGCaatgattttaatttaatcattttgGATAAAACGTTTTCTAATGTGTATTGCACACTTCCTTGCCTCCTTAAGCagaatatattgaatataatttcatCTTTTCTCGATGATTCAGGGTCCGTGCTATGATTTTCATCTTCTCACTGTGCTGTATCCAGTGATACCCTCAGGGCCTATTACAGGCTATAAGAATATTTGCTCCAACACTAAATGTTCCCAGACTGCAGAGAATTATTTTGTCAGctttttcctagttttttttcctctctgtcccCTTGCTCTAAGTATTCTCTTGTCTTTGTTTTAACATCCACTGTCTAGCATTTGACATGATGTTCCTAATCTTTGGTAGGATCGGAGATATCCAAACTTGGTTAGAATTATACGAAAAATACAGGTGTATAGATTCTGAATCAAATCCTATCTAGGTTCGCCTTGAGGGAAGCACACACTTTAAAATGCATGGATATGATGCTCAGGTATcctctttgttttgttcctggtTCTTAGCTGCGTTATAGGTAAGTGATGTTGCTGAGGTTGTAAGGTGTGGTTGGGAAAGGTGAAGGGTCACTTTTTACAGTAACATTCAAGTTACTACAAAGCCAGGAGGTAGTTGACAGTGTGCTTCCTGTTGCACTCCAGTGTTCTAAAAGGATACCCCTATTATTGCACCTTTCAGAGAAATATATTAAAGCCATAGCTGAGGTCCATAATTTAAGCATATCATTGGGTTGTACCTCATTCTCACAACCTCAGTTTCTGATCTCATGAACACCTTATACCTAATGCCCAGGACTCTGAAGGCTTTAACCCATGGGTCCTGCAGATGCAGGAGTTAAGGTAGACAGCAAGGGTCAGGGTAGAGCCCCTTTTATTGTTTACTTTTGCATGAAAAGACAAACTTCTGGTTTGATCACAAACATAGGTTTGAACATTGCAACAGAGATGACTTCTAACTCGGCAACTCCTCTTTGGGAGATTGGATGAAGAATACTCCTTTTATTATTCTCTTAAGGAATAACTGTGATAGGAGTTTTCACTTATGTTTGTAGTGAAAAAGACATGTGCAGATCCTTTTGACAAAGCCAAGGGGCTTGTTCAGTTCTTTTATCTATCCCAAAGCTGCAGGGAGCCTCTATTACTGTCACGCAGAGCttaaaatcaactggaaaaaacAGGGGCAATGAAAACAGCAGATCTGTGCTGAATCACATTCGGTAAGGAGCATTCAGATGTTAGTAAGTCCTGTGTCTGCCACTTAATTGGATCAGTGATTTATTTTATCCCAACCTCTAGACCCAAAtcattttttatgaaaaataaaaatagcccaATGTGACCTTGCCATTCACCTGAGTACTGAGTATCCTGGAGGGAAGGCAAGCACAGGCAAGGTTTTCACTGATGTATCTGCTCATACACTGCTTCCCTAATTACAATCCTTTATGGGGGACCAGATGGCCATTAATGAAAGAGGCTCTCCAAATAAGAGACCCCAATGTACAGAACCTTCTTGTGCTCTACATCTAGCAGATGCTCAGTCTAAC contains the following coding sequences:
- the LOC132357494 gene encoding ragulator complex protein LAMTOR5, whose translation is MEATLEQHLEDTMKNPSIVGVLCTDSQGLNLGCRGTLSDEHAGVISVLAQQAAKLTSDPTDIPVVCLESDNGNIMIQKHDGITVAVHKMAS